One segment of Marvinbryantia formatexigens DSM 14469 DNA contains the following:
- a CDS encoding helix-turn-helix transcriptional regulator, with translation MAKNPVTEEEMCEIFSSNLRYLRKSRRWQLSQKTLARILHIPRKSIIHYESGRTLPPTYITYRMAAYFGCSMEELLTEKIY, from the coding sequence ATGGCAAAGAATCCTGTAACGGAAGAGGAAATGTGCGAAATTTTTTCGTCAAATCTCCGTTACTTAAGAAAATCCAGAAGATGGCAGCTCTCCCAAAAAACACTGGCAAGGATCCTGCACATTCCACGGAAATCCATTATCCATTATGAATCCGGAAGAACGCTCCCACCCACGTACATTACCTACCGTATGGCAGCCTATTTCGGTTGTTCCATGGAGGAGCTTCTGACAGAAAAAATCTATTAA